A stretch of DNA from Streptomyces spiramyceticus:
GAGTGGGGCGTACGGACGTAGTCGTGCGGGAAGTCGTGCCTGCCCGGCGCGCACCCCGGCTCGTACCCTGGCGCGACCCGCCGGTCCCCGTCCCGCGCCGGATCCAGCACGGCGAGGCGCTGCTGCCGCACCAGCCGCCCCAGCCGGTCCGCCGCGGCCTCCGCCCGCGCCCGGTCGGGCACTCCGTCGAGGAAGGCGACCGCGGCCTGGACTTCGTACGGATGAGACTTCTCCAGGGCGTCGACTGCGGCCCAGCAGAAGTCCGTGGCCCTGAAGAGCCAGGCATGCCACACCTCGCTGCGGTGCAGCAGCCCCACCACGGGTCCCGTTGCCAGAAGTTCGCTGGGAGGGTCGTCGACGACCGGGAGGAAGGGCGCCGTCGGCCGGCCGCGCTGGGAGGGGTGCACGATGGGCAGCGCCCCGTCCTTCGTCGAGACGTCCGAAAGGTAGCGGCACATCCGCTCCACCCGCAGGCCCTCGCAGCGGCCGATGGAGTCGAGGACGCGCATCGCATGCACAGTGTGCAGCGGCTGGCTGACCGGTCCGCGCAGATCGGGTTCGAGCGCGTGACCGTAGCCGCCGTCCGCGCCCTGATAGGCAGCGAGCGCCGCTTCCACCGCGTCGGCGTCGCCGTCCAGGAAGTGGAACGCGAACCGCCGCTGTTCCAGCACGCGGGCCGTCAGCCAGATGAACTGCTCGGCGCGGGCGAGAGGGGATGCTCCAGATCCAGCCATGGGACGACCGTAGGGCGGAAAGCGCTGTCGGCAAGGTCTACGGACAGGGCTGCACTCTCAGGGGCGCGATACTGGAGTCATGCGGTTGACGATTTTCTGGGAGCGGATGGCGGACCACTTCGGTGCGGCGTACGCCGATTCCTTCGCCCGTGACCATGTGATGGCCGAACTCGGCGGCCGCACCGTGCACCAGGCCCTGGCGGCGGGATGGGAAGCCAGGGACGTGTGGCGCGGGGTCTGTTCCGCGATGAACATCCCCGCCGACAAGCGCTGACGCACAGGGCGCCCGGTCCGATGACACAGGCATGGGCCAGACTTACCCCGTGGCACCCACCGACGAGTCCGCCAAGGACGCAGCTTCCCTGACCGCGCCCCCGCCCTCGGCCCCCACGGCGGGCGCCGGCCCGGCTCGTATGCCCCGGTGGCTGCCGCGGGCCATGGTGATCGCCCTCGCCCTCTACGCCTGCTTCCAGCTCGGCAGCTGGGCCTTCCACCAGCTCGTCGGTCTGCTGATCAACATTCTGATCTCCTTCTTCCTGGCGCTCGCGATCGAGCCGGCCGTCGGCCGCATGGCAGCCCGCGGCATGCGCCGCGGGCTGGCCACCTTCCTGGTTTTCATGGGGGTGCTGGTCGCGGGGGCCGGCTTTGTCGTGCTGCTCGGCTCGATGCTGGCCGGCCAGATCATCGAGATGGTCGAGGACTTCCCCAAGTACCTCGACTCGGTGATCAGATGGATCAACGAGACCTTCCAGACGGAGCTTTCCCGGGTCGAGGTCCAGGACAGCCTGCTGAACTCCGACTGGCTGCGGAAGTACGTACAGAACAGCGCGACCGGTGTCCTGGACGTATCGGCGACCGTCCTCGGTGGGCTGTTCAAGCTGCTGACTATCTTCCTGTTCTCGTTCTACTTCGCCGCCGACGGGCCGCGACTGCGCCGCGCCCTGTGCTCCGTACTGCCGCCGTCCCGCCAGACCGAGGTGCTGCGCGCCTGGGAGATCGCGGTCGACAAGACGGGCGGCTACATCTACTCGCGCGGTCTGATGGCGCTCATCTCCGGAGTCGCGCACTACGTCCTGCTGGAAGCCCTCGACGTGCCGTACGCGCCCGCGCTCGCGGTGTGGGTGGGCCTGGTCTCGCAGTTCATCCCGACCATCGGTACGTATCTGGCCGGCGCCCTGCCGATGCTGATCGCCTTCACGGTCAACCCCTGGTACGCGCTGTGGGTACTCGGATTCGTCGTGGTCTACCAGCAGTTCGAGAACTACGTGCTGCAGCCGAAGCTGACCGCCAAGACCGTCGACATCCACCCGGCGGTGGCCTTCGGCTCGGTCGTCGCCGGAACCGCGCTGATGGGCGCTGTCGGCGCGCTGATCGCGATTCCGGCGATCGCGACGCTGCAGGCATTTCTGGGCGCGTATGTGAAGCGGTACGACGTGACGGACGACCCGCGGGTGCACGGCAGGCGCACGCCACGACGCGGCGCCTCTCTCCTCACACGTCTGCGGCGCCGTGAGCCGTAGGCCAGGAGCAGCACCGGCAGGTCGACGCTGCTGACCGGGAAGTACGCCGCGCAGCACAGCAGGGTGACAACCGCGACGGGGACCGGCCACCGACGCCGCCACAGGAGGGCGGAGCATCCGACGGCGATGGGTCCCAGCCGCGCAGGAGCTGGCCGGGTGACTCGTACGCGTCCCGGTCGCGTACCAGGGTTCCGACGACCGTGACCAGGGCGACACCGGCCCCGACGGCGAGGGTCACGGTGCGCTGGGGGAGGGCCATGACCCGAAGGATAGGTGGGAGCGAAGGCCTGGGCCGGTGGGCGTGGTGCGCTTGACACCGAAATCGAACATCCATTCTCATGGGTTCCGGCCCTGAAACCCCAAGGGTTTTCCACAGGCCAGACGGCCGCCGGGACGCATTGTCAGTGGCAGGGGTTAGCGTCATTGACGTGAAGCGATCGACTCAAGCAAATCGGGTGGAACCCATGGCAGCAGGCACCGACCGCGAGAAGGCGCTCGACGCCGCGCTCGCACAAATTGAACGGCAATTCGGCAAGGGCGCCGTGATGCGCCTCGGCGACCGGCCGAACGACCCCATCGAGGTCATCTCCACCGGGTCGACCGCTCTGGACATCGCGCTCGGCGTCGGCGGACTGCCGCGCGGTCGTGTGGTGGAGGTGTACGGACCGGAATCCTCCGGTAAGACGACACTGACGCTGCACGCCGTGGCCAACGCGCAGAAGGCCGGTGGCACCGTCGCCTTCGTGGATGCCGAGCACGCGCTCGACCCCGAATACGCCAAGGCACTCGGCGTCGACACGGACAATCTGATCCTCTCCCAGCCGGACACCGGCGAGCAGGCCCTCGAGATCGTGGACATGCTGGTCCGCTCGGGCGCCATCGACCTCATCGTCATTGACTCCGTCGCCGCCCTGGTGCCGCGCGCGGAGATTGAGGGTGAGATGGGCGACTCGCACGTCGGCCTCCAGGCCCGGCTGATGAGCCAGGCGCTGCGCAAGATCACTGGCGCGCTGCACCAGTCCCAGACCACAGCGATCTTCATCAACCAGCTCCGCGAGAAGATCGGTGTGATGTTCGGCTCCCCGGAGACCACGACAGGTGGCCGGGCGCTGAAGTTCTACGCCTCCGTGCGGCTCGACATCCGCCGTATCGAGACCCTCAAGGACGGCACGGACGCGGTCGGCAACCGCACCCGCGTCAAGGTCGTCAAAAACAAGGTCGCGCCGCCGTTCAAGCAGGCCGAGTTCGACATCCTCTACGGCCAAGGCATCAGCCGCGAGGGTGGCCTGATCGACATGGGAGTGGAGCACGGCTTCGTCCGCAAGGCCGGAGCCTGGTACACGTACGAGGGCGACCAGCTGGGCCAGGGCAAGGAGAACGCCCGTAACTTCCTGAAGGACAACCCCGATCTCGCCGACGAGATCGAGAAGAAGATCAAGGAAAAGCTGGGCGTCGGCGTCAAGCCGGTGGCCCCCGGAGCCGAGCCCGGCGCGGACGCGGCGGTCAGCACCACGGCCCCGGCCGACGAGGCGAAGTCCGTACCGGCCCCGGCGAGCAAGGCCAAGACGGCCAAGGCCGCGGCAGCCAAGAGCTAGATCGTGACCCGGAGAACGGACTGGCCGGGAAGCGAAAGCGCGGACGCAGAGGACAGCGGCAGCCCCGCCCCGTCGAGGGCCGGGAAGGGGTTGCCGCCTCAGGATCCGGCTGAGCAGGCGCGGGCGATCTGTCTGCGCCTGCTCACCGGGACCGCGCGCACCCGCAAACAGCTCGCGGACGCCCTCCAGAAGCGGGGCATCCCCGAAGACGTGTCGGACGAGGTGCTGTCCCGCTTCGAAGAGGTCGGGCTCATCAACGACGCGGCTTTCGCGGATGCCTGGGTGGAGTCCCGCCACCACGGCCGCGGTCTGGCCCGACGGGCGCTCGCGCGGGAATTGCGAACCAAGGGCGTGGACTCGGCCCTGATCGACGATGCGGTCGGGCAGCTCGACTCCGACCAGGAGGAAGAGAGAGCCCGGGAGCTCGTGGCCCGCAAACTGCGCTCCACCCGCGGCCTGGAGCGCGACCGCCGACTGCGCCGCCTGGCCGGCATGCTGGCCCGCAAGGGCTATCCCGAGGGCCTGGCCCTGCGGGTGGTCAGACGAGCCCTGGAGGAAGAGGGCGAGGAAACGGACGACTTGGGCTACGACCCGCTCTAGCGCGTGCGGCGGACCTCTTCTGCTTTTCAATCTTCCCCGAACTTCGTCCAGGGAAGCCCCAGGGGGCTGGAGGTGTCCAGTCTCTCCGGCGTTTGAGAACCCACCTGTAGGGCGTCCGGGGGCCGGTCCTGGGTGGGGCTAACCCCCGGTCGAAGACGCAGGTCCGCTCCAGTGCACAGCACCTTGTGCACAGGAGATTGCGTGCGCATGGCACAGGAACCCGGCAGTGACCACGCACGGCGGTAAGGGGTGTCCTTCCAGGGAGGGCACCCCTTACCGCATCTCCCATGGAGCCACCGGCAGCCCCGCCGCACGCCAGGCCTGGAAACCGCCGTCGAGGTCCGTCGCCCGGCGCAGGCCCAACTGCCGCAGTGACGCGGCCGCGAGGCTCGATGCGTAGCCCTCGTTGCAGATCACCACGACCCGCAAATCATGGCTGGTTGCCTCCGGGGCCCGGTGGCTGCCTCGCGGATCGAGGCGCCACTCCAGCTCATTGCGCTCGACGACCAGCGCGCCCGGAATCAGCCCGTCCCGCTCGCGCAGGGCGGCGTACCGGATGTCCACCAGCAGGGCACCGGCCTCGGCCGCGTCGTGGGCCTCCTGCGGCCCGATGCGGTCGAGGCCCTCGCGGACCCGCTCCAGGAGTTCGTCAATGCCTACAGGTTCGCCGCTCACTGCCACTCCTCCGGATGCTCGACGTGCTCCAGGCGGAGTACGGCGCCCGTACGGCTGTAGCGCCGCATCATCGGCAGCGGCGGGTAGTACGCGTGCACCGAGACGGCGTGCTCGTCCGTCGACTCGTTCAGTACCTGGTGCACGTGGTGGGCGCCGAAAGCCCGGCCCCGGCCGGCGGTCAAGTGGCGTTCCCGGTCCACCCCGTCGGCCAGTTCGAGCGTTTTCCAGCCCTCCGTCGGGATGCGCGCCGCGAGGGACTCCTCGCGCAGTGAGCCCGCCGCAGTGGCGAACGCACCCTGCGAGCCGCCGTGGTCGTGCCAGCCGGTGCCCGTGCCGGGCGGCCAGCCGATCAGCCAGGCCTCGCTCCCACCCGGGCCTTCCAGACGCGACCATGTGCGCCCCTGGGGATCGAGCGGAAGGGAGGCCACGAGCGCGGCGTCCGCTGCGGTACGGCGCACGAATTCGAGCAGTTCAGCGGCAGAGGGTGGCGCACTTCGGGCCGCACTTCGGGCCGCGGTTCGGGGCACGGCAGATGTACGTACGGGAGAAGACACAGGGGACCGTCCTGAGGCAGTTCGCAGGAACGCGCGGCCGGAAAACGGCACGGCACAGCGCGGGGAGAAAAGGGCGAATCAGCAGGACGGACGACACACGCAGCCCGCATAGCGGACGAGGTCCATATGGACCCTCCGCCACAGGCGCACATTGGTGTCGGTCACGCTCCGGAGTACACCATGCACGCCCGTGACGGTCAATTGATGTCCGCAGTCCGGTCGGTCCGGTCGGTCTGGTCCATTCGGTCCATTTGGTCGGAGGGCGTCGACTGCTCGGGCAGCCCCGTGCGCGGCGGAGCCTGTGCCGACGGCGCCGGTGAGCCCCCGCGCGCCGCGTCCGCCGCCGCGTACAGCTCGGCGGGCCGCACCCCGTGGAACGCCGCGACCAGATGCCCGTCGGGCCGTACGAGCAGCACCGTGTGCGCCGACGCCCCCGGGTAGCTCTCGGTCACCAGAAGCTCCGCCCGCACGGGCAGCGCCGTCACCGCCGCGGCCAGCCGGGGCATGACCCCCGCCGTCATCCAGTGCCGCCGGTCCCATACGCCCGTGCCCGGCGCGACCAGCGTCACCAGCAGTCGCCCGCGCCCCAGCCGGTCCCGCAGCCGCACCGTAGTGCCGTCGGGAGCCGTCGCCCGTACATCCGCTACGGGAGCCCCCAGGGGCGTGCCGACCAGCGTCTGCGCTTCGGCGTGCGGGGGTGCCAGAGGGGAGCGTGTGTACTCGGGGGGCGCACCCAGAGCGCCGCGCCCCAGGTGTCCGTCCGTCAGCAGGGAGTCGTGCCCCCGCGCCGTACCCGGTAGGTACGTTCGCAGGCCTCCGCTCCGTCGCAGGATCGGCAGCGCCTGGTCGGCGGCGCGCAGGCGTGAGGCGACCGATGTGCGCCGCTCCGCCTGGTAACTGTCGAGCAGCGTTTCCGACGCGCCCAGGTGCCAGGCCTGCGCCAGCTTCCAGGCCAGGTTGTCGATGTCCCGCAGCCCCTCGTCGAGCCCCTGCGTACCGAGCGCGCCGAGCAGATGGGCGGCGTCCCCGGCGAGGAACGCCCGGCCCACGCGCCAGCGGCGGGCCAGCCGGTGGTGGAGCGTGTACACGCCGGTGTCGATCAAGTCGTACGGAGGTGTCTCGCCGCACCAGCCGCCCAGCGTGTCCCGCACCCGCGTCACCAGGGCTTCGGGCGTGACGAGTTCGCCACGGGCGGGCAGCAGCCAGTCCAGCCGCCACACACCGTCCGGCAGGGGACGGGCACTGATTTCCTGGCCGCCCGTGCGCCACGGCGGCAGCCGGTGCAGCAACGCTTCGTCGGGCCAGGGCAGTTCCGTACGCAGTGCGGCTACGGCATGCCGTTCCACCGCCGTACGCCCGGGGAAACGGATGTCGAGGAGCTTGCGCACCGTCGACCTCGCCCCGTCGCACCCGACCAGGAAGCTGCCGCGCCACCAGGTCGCCCCGGGCTCGCGGGTGTGCGCGGTGACGCCGCTGCCGTCCTGCTCGATGGTGTCGAGGCGGCCCTGCGGCACGATCTGCACGAGCTCCTGCACCGCGGCAGCGGCGCGCAGCCCGCGCGTCAGGTCGTGCTGTGGCAGATGCAGGGGTGAGGGCTCGCCGCCCTCGCCAAATTCCACCTGTCTGACGTCCTGATTGCGCCGCATGGACCGCCATCCGGCCCAGCGCGCCCCGCCGTCACGGACAGTGGTGCAGCCGAGCCGCTCGACGAGGTCCGCCGTATCCGGCCGCAGGACGGCCGTACGGGCGGTACGCGGCTCCTCCTTGCCGGGCCCCTCGTCGAGGACCACAGAGGGCACACCCTGGGCGGCGAGGGCCAGGGACAGTGCCAGTCCGACGGGACCGGCACCAACGACGATCACCGGGTCCACGGCGCGTCCCCTCCTGTCCGTACGGACATCTGGGAAGTGGCAGGTGGAACCCGGTGCACGATCACAGAACGTATGCAACCCACTGCGGGTGCGTGCGTCAAGTGACAGAGGCAGCGGCGCGGTGGCCGCTGCCTCACATTTCGTCAGTTCTTCTTGCCGACAGGCCCGTCGGTCCCTTCGGGCCCGCCCTCGACGCGCGGTCCGAGCGGACCACCGCCGGCGTCGAGCACTCCAGGAGCCTCCAGCGGTTCGGCGGCCGCGGCCGGCGTGATGCCGGTCTTGGCACGGCGGCCGCGCTTCTCGATCCAGGTGGCGAGCGAGGACAGCGCCATGCACATCGCGACGTAGATGATGCCGACCACGATGACCACGGGCACGTACGGGTTTTCGTCGTTGACGATGGTGTTGTTGGCCAGCATCCGGGCCGCGAACAGCAGCTCCGCGTACGTGATGATGTAGCCCAGCGAGGTGTCCTTGAGGGTCACCACGAGCTGGCTGATGATCGTCGGCAGCATCGAGCGGACGGCCTGCGGGATGAGCAGCATCGTCATGACCTGCGACTTGCGCAGACCCAGCGCGTACGCCGCCTCGACCTGCCCCTTGGGCACGGCGTTGACACCGGCCCTGAGCACCTCGGCCTGGACGCACGCGTTGTAGACCGTCAGACCGATGACCAGCGCCCAGTACGCCGAACTCTCACCGATGAAACCGAGATCGTCCTTGTACGTGAGGAACAGGACCCACAGCGCGTAAATCGTGATCAGCAGCGGGATGGCCCGGAACAGTTCGATGAATCCGGTGGCCACCGCCTTCACCGGGCGGTGGTCGGAGAGCCGCGCCACAGCCAGCAGCGCGCCCAGGATCAGCGACAGCACCGCCGCCACCGCGAAGACCAGAAGGGTGGAGAGGATGCCGTCGCGGATCTTCGTCCGGACGCCGGCGTAGTTGAAGA
This window harbors:
- a CDS encoding DUF3046 domain-containing protein produces the protein MRLTIFWERMADHFGAAYADSFARDHVMAELGGRTVHQALAAGWEARDVWRGVCSAMNIPADKR
- a CDS encoding AI-2E family transporter; this encodes MPRWLPRAMVIALALYACFQLGSWAFHQLVGLLINILISFFLALAIEPAVGRMAARGMRRGLATFLVFMGVLVAGAGFVVLLGSMLAGQIIEMVEDFPKYLDSVIRWINETFQTELSRVEVQDSLLNSDWLRKYVQNSATGVLDVSATVLGGLFKLLTIFLFSFYFAADGPRLRRALCSVLPPSRQTEVLRAWEIAVDKTGGYIYSRGLMALISGVAHYVLLEALDVPYAPALAVWVGLVSQFIPTIGTYLAGALPMLIAFTVNPWYALWVLGFVVVYQQFENYVLQPKLTAKTVDIHPAVAFGSVVAGTALMGAVGALIAIPAIATLQAFLGAYVKRYDVTDDPRVHGRRTPRRGASLLTRLRRREP
- the recA gene encoding recombinase RecA, with amino-acid sequence MEPMAAGTDREKALDAALAQIERQFGKGAVMRLGDRPNDPIEVISTGSTALDIALGVGGLPRGRVVEVYGPESSGKTTLTLHAVANAQKAGGTVAFVDAEHALDPEYAKALGVDTDNLILSQPDTGEQALEIVDMLVRSGAIDLIVIDSVAALVPRAEIEGEMGDSHVGLQARLMSQALRKITGALHQSQTTAIFINQLREKIGVMFGSPETTTGGRALKFYASVRLDIRRIETLKDGTDAVGNRTRVKVVKNKVAPPFKQAEFDILYGQGISREGGLIDMGVEHGFVRKAGAWYTYEGDQLGQGKENARNFLKDNPDLADEIEKKIKEKLGVGVKPVAPGAEPGADAAVSTTAPADEAKSVPAPASKAKTAKAAAAKS
- the recX gene encoding recombination regulator RecX, which encodes MTRRTDWPGSESADAEDSGSPAPSRAGKGLPPQDPAEQARAICLRLLTGTARTRKQLADALQKRGIPEDVSDEVLSRFEEVGLINDAAFADAWVESRHHGRGLARRALARELRTKGVDSALIDDAVGQLDSDQEEERARELVARKLRSTRGLERDRRLRRLAGMLARKGYPEGLALRVVRRALEEEGEETDDLGYDPL
- a CDS encoding rhodanese-like domain-containing protein, with product MSGEPVGIDELLERVREGLDRIGPQEAHDAAEAGALLVDIRYAALRERDGLIPGALVVERNELEWRLDPRGSHRAPEATSHDLRVVVICNEGYASSLAAASLRQLGLRRATDLDGGFQAWRAAGLPVAPWEMR
- a CDS encoding cysteine dioxygenase, with translation MPRTAARSAARSAPPSAAELLEFVRRTAADAALVASLPLDPQGRTWSRLEGPGGSEAWLIGWPPGTGTGWHDHGGSQGAFATAAGSLREESLAARIPTEGWKTLELADGVDRERHLTAGRGRAFGAHHVHQVLNESTDEHAVSVHAYYPPLPMMRRYSRTGAVLRLEHVEHPEEWQ
- a CDS encoding putative leader peptide, coding for MHGVLRSVTDTNVRLWRRVHMDLVRYAGCVCRPSC
- a CDS encoding FAD-dependent monooxygenase, producing the protein MDPVIVVGAGPVGLALSLALAAQGVPSVVLDEGPGKEEPRTARTAVLRPDTADLVERLGCTTVRDGGARWAGWRSMRRNQDVRQVEFGEGGEPSPLHLPQHDLTRGLRAAAAVQELVQIVPQGRLDTIEQDGSGVTAHTREPGATWWRGSFLVGCDGARSTVRKLLDIRFPGRTAVERHAVAALRTELPWPDEALLHRLPPWRTGGQEISARPLPDGVWRLDWLLPARGELVTPEALVTRVRDTLGGWCGETPPYDLIDTGVYTLHHRLARRWRVGRAFLAGDAAHLLGALGTQGLDEGLRDIDNLAWKLAQAWHLGASETLLDSYQAERRTSVASRLRAADQALPILRRSGGLRTYLPGTARGHDSLLTDGHLGRGALGAPPEYTRSPLAPPHAEAQTLVGTPLGAPVADVRATAPDGTTVRLRDRLGRGRLLVTLVAPGTGVWDRRHWMTAGVMPRLAAAVTALPVRAELLVTESYPGASAHTVLLVRPDGHLVAAFHGVRPAELYAAADAARGGSPAPSAQAPPRTGLPEQSTPSDQMDRMDQTDRTDRTADIN
- a CDS encoding amino acid ABC transporter permease; the protein is MSSSVLYDAPGPNARVRNRIYTVVGSLLVLGLIGFAVFRLADRGYFAPEMWDIFNYAGVRTKIRDGILSTLLVFAVAAVLSLILGALLAVARLSDHRPVKAVATGFIELFRAIPLLITIYALWVLFLTYKDDLGFIGESSAYWALVIGLTVYNACVQAEVLRAGVNAVPKGQVEAAYALGLRKSQVMTMLLIPQAVRSMLPTIISQLVVTLKDTSLGYIITYAELLFAARMLANNTIVNDENPYVPVVIVVGIIYVAMCMALSSLATWIEKRGRRAKTGITPAAAAEPLEAPGVLDAGGGPLGPRVEGGPEGTDGPVGKKN